The following coding sequences lie in one Saccopteryx bilineata isolate mSacBil1 chromosome X, mSacBil1_pri_phased_curated, whole genome shotgun sequence genomic window:
- the RTL5 gene encoding retrotransposon Gag-like protein 5: MSEGSGNLNSLRMANVALREELNALRGENANLGLQLGRALAEVNSLRGNVSSFMRWPVPVLAEENLEFPLSEIDSVSEGELPFMYWPPPRTEPEHASASDELLANAIQDCSTSDSQVDPPPQPSPPLLALPPPPPLPRPASKELPPLPPPVPPLDRPELEPFSGDPVYLPEFLMRLETFIADHEDRFPGGAERVAFLITFFTGDAKDWAVSVTQGGSPLHANFPRFLDEIRKKFCGPIPPSVAKKAIRKLKQGDCTLGSYADAFQFLAQFLSWDDCRLQNQFLRGLSEFFRKELLWSTEMADLDDLILECVEIERKVRVPKPIPLPGVRNVFFPFAADPNVEGSGEEERYSEGEDAEVRRRRLLDKDQRRRLRAIRQKMRERAEENRKKEEEMKIQRLEDEDDDDDEIVVVDDMDEEEEMRKNSEDEDKGQEPGQEPEQEEEQEETEDESQDDDLDELMYVEPTYANASSQTTGYYHENFLDTSPPIVQPSRRMNEQNRVPLLEGLPGTNSPFYSSPPLIRRAGRLGQRQTRRRPPVLFRHTPRQGSHRAPRGRIRV, encoded by the coding sequence ATGTCCGAGGGGTCAGGAAATCTCAATAGCCTACGCATGGCGAACGTGGCCCTACGAGAAGAATTAAATGCCCTTCGCGGGGAGAATGCCAATTTGGGCCTTCAGCTTGGCAGAGCCCTGGCCGAGGTGAATTCCTTGCGGGGCAATGTCTCCAGCTTCATGCGCTGGCCAGTGCCTGTCCTTGCGGAGGAGAACTTGGAGTTCCCGCTCAGCGAGATAGACTCGGTGTCTGAGGGCGAGCTGCCCTTCATGTACTGGCCTCCCCCACGCACGGAGCCCGAGCACGCCTCCGCCTCGGACGAGCTGCTGGCGAACGCGATCCAGGACTGCAGCACCTCAGACAGTCAGGTCGACCCTCCCCCGCAGCCCAGCCCGCCCCTGCTGGCGCTGCCCCCGCCGCCGCCACTGCCCCGGCCAGCCTCCAAGGAGCTGCCTCCGCTGCCTCCTCCTGTGCCGCCTCTGGACCGGCCTGAGCTAGAGCCCTTTTCAGGCGACCCGGTCTACCTGCCTGAGTTCCTGATGCGGCTAGAGACCTTCATAGCTGACCACGAGGACCGTTTCCCCGGGGGTGCTGAGAGGGTGGCCTTTCTGATAACTTTTTTCACTGGTGACGCCAAGGACTGGGCCGTCTCAGTTACCCAGGGAGGAAGCCCCCTGCATGCCAACTTCCCACGCTTCCTGGATGAAATCCGTAAGAAATTCTGTGGCCCCATCCCCCCAAGTGTGGCGAAAAAGGCTATCCGCAAGCTTAAGCAGGGAGACTGTACCCTCGGAAGCTATGCAGATGCTTTTCAGTTCCtggcccaattcttgtcttgggATGATTGCCGCCTTCAAAACCAGTTCCTCAGAGGCCTATCAGAATTCTTCCGCAAGGAGCTCTTATGGTCAACTGAAATGGCCGATCTGGATGACCTGATTCTCGAATGTgtggagatagaaagaaaagtgCGTGTCCCCAAGCCAATCCCGCTCCCTGGGGTTCGCAATGTCTTCTTCCCCTTTGCCGCAGACCCTAATGTCGAGGGCAGTGGAGAAGAAGAGCGCTACAGTGAGGGGGAAGATGCAGAGGTACGCAGGCGCAGGCTTCTCGACAAGGATCAGCGGAGGCGTCTGAGAGCTATTCGGCAAAAGATGAGGGAGAGGGCGGAGGAGaacaggaagaaggaggaggagatgaagaTACAGAGACTGGAGGACGAAGATGACGATGACGACGAGATTGTGGTGGTGGACGATATGGACGAGGAAGAGGAGATGAGGAAGAATAGTGAGGATGAGGACAAGGGCCAGGAACCAGGGCAGGAGCCAgagcaggaggaagagcaggaggagacagaggatgAGTCCCAGGATGATGACCTAGATGAGCTGATGTATGTGGAGCCCACCTATGCCAACGCTTCATCCCAAACTACCGGCTACTATCATGAAAATTTCCTAGACACATCGCCTCCCATAGTACAGCCCAGCAGACGGATGAACGAGCAGAACAGAGTCCCACTGCTGGAGGGCCTTCCAGGTACCAATTCACCCTTCTACAGTTCGCCACCACTGATTCGCCGAGCAGGGCGCTTGGGGCAACGCCAAACTCGAAGACGACCCCCAGTGCTATTCCGGCACACTCCAAGACAGGGGAGCCACCGAGCTCCACGTGGCCGAATTCGCGTGTGA